In Poecile atricapillus isolate bPoeAtr1 chromosome 12, bPoeAtr1.hap1, whole genome shotgun sequence, one DNA window encodes the following:
- the LOC131583382 gene encoding nyctalopin-like: MFFLVIFIFTCAAKAGLSLNVSNSCPSMCQCTPEETILCNRAGLKTLPGEIAASTISLNLSNNYLRILNTNTFRNLTFLHSLWLDGNNLTFLTPGTFHALSRLQELHLSRNSRLTYLHANTFRGLLNLISLDLSHCNIFEIHPLLFSHLPSLERLDLASNNMRYVPQAFRNLSSLTRLSLEGNHIEAIGRDSLKDLETLYDLNLRRNRIWIIQNGAFAKLLRLGMLNLGHNFIADLPNQLFEGLIQLKTMHLEANRITAVDCTFRHLLNLRSLYLNNNQISSISDSAFLYLNKLHFLHLSRNNLSSLPTRSFAELTKLKYVFLSHNPWRCDCSMLWFWRWTATRRAVIQGLDCAFPGPPNTTAPEEPRAGDLGDCTVPLELPREDKCGVAGTSVAPRPPALPSQLILLALACHTWYNERGWGTVVATF; encoded by the coding sequence ATGTTCTTTCttgttatatttatatttacttgTGCAGCAAAGGCTGGGCTGAGTCTGAATGTCTCCAATTCATGCCCAAGCATGTGCCAATGTACACCTGAAGAGACCATCCTCTGCAACAGAGCTGGACTGAAAACCCTACCTGGAGAAATAGCAGCATCCACCATCTCTCTAAACCTCTCCAACAATTATTTGCGGATTCTCAACACCAACACCTTCAGAAACCTGACTTTCCTTCACAGCCTCTGGCTAGATGGGAACAATCTGACTTTCCTGACCCCAGGAACTTTCCATGCTCTCAgcaggctgcaggagctgcacctCAGCAGGAACTCACGCCTCACCTACCTGCACGCAAACACTTTCAGAGGACTATTAAACCTCATCAGCCTGGATTTGTCCCACTGCAATATCTTTGAAATCCACCCACTTCTTTTTTCACACTTGCCTTCCTTAGAAAGGCTTGATTTAGCCTCCAACAACATGCGGTATGTCCCGCAAGCCTTCAGGAACCTCTCCAGCCTCACGAGGCTGTCCCTGGAGGGCAATCACATAGAAGCCATCGGCAGAGATTCCCTGAAGGACCTGGAAACCCTGTACGATCTGAATCTCAGGAGGAATCGGATATGGATCATCCAAAATGGGGCTTTTGCAAAGCTTCTCAGATTGGGCATGTTAAATTTAGGACACAACTTCATCGCTGATTTGCCTAATCAGCTTTTTGAAGGCTTGATCCAGCTCAAGACCATGCACCTCGAAGCCAACAGAATCACGGCTGTCGACTGCACCTTCAGACACCTGCTCAACTTGAGAAGCCTGTACCTGAACAACAACCAGATCTCCTCCATCTCAGACTCTGCTTTTTTATACCTAAACAAGCTGCACTTCCTTCACCTGAGCAGAAACAAcctcagctccctgcccacGCGCTCGTTCGCCGAGCTGACCAAGCTCAAGTACGTGTTCCTGTCCCACAACCCCTGGAGGTGTGACTGCAGCATGCTCTGGTTCTGGCGCTGGACAGCCACACGCCGGGCTGTCATCCAGGGGCTGGACTGTGCCTTCCCTGGCCCTCCCAACACAACAGCACCCGAGGAGCCCCGTGCTGGGGACCTGGGGGACTGCACGGTGCcactggagctgcccagggaggacAAGTGTGGGGTGGCTGGGACCAGCGTGGCTCCCAGGCCCCCCGCTCTGCCCAGCCAGCTCATCCTGCTGGCACTTGCCTGCCACACGTGGTACAATGAGAGGGGCTGGGGCACCGTGGTGGCCACGTTTTAA